In Apis mellifera strain DH4 linkage group LG1, Amel_HAv3.1, whole genome shotgun sequence, the sequence GTGACTGGTTACTTGAAATGAGAACTACACTTTGGCAAGAATTAGATAgtgatttagaaaaattaactaCAAATATATCTCTTAGAGGTTTTCAACGTGATTTAGCTTGTTTAAGACAATTATGTCAACATATTCcagtaagttttttttttttttttaattattaaaaatattcatcatctttaattatgttatttattttttagtctACCTTGGCAAGAGTATTTCTTTATGAAGCCACAGTACGTATAATGGCAGGAGCAACACCAGTAAAAactcaaatattattagatcgCAGTTTACATCATAGAAATTCACgttcttcaattatttgtgGTAAAGATCGTTCACAAGATCAATATACTGGAGAAAAAGAACATGCAGTAGCTTTATGTTTAGCATGTCGACATTTACCTTCATTATTATTAGCCACTCCTGGAGAACGTGCAGGTATGCTTGCAGAAGCTGCAAAAACTTTGGAAAGAGTAGGTGATAGAAAAAGACTTCaagaatgttataaattaatgagaCAACTCGGATCGGCTATTTCTGCTaactgatattaaataaaaatttttaccttttatttgaatttgttttattttatataagtaacaaaaatttaataagaaattgcaGATCTAACATgactttattttcttatttcatcattaaaaCAAACGACAAACAAGATAGTTAACAAAAAgtcttcttaaaaataaatccagaTGATTagttgattttaatgaattttaatacgtgttaaaaataagtatattaactgaaagtattatttataaatatcaataaatcatATAGCATTgtgtattgttaaataaaaaaaaaaataaataaaaaaatgctcGTTCTTATTCATCCCATAAGATTTTTCGTTACTTGCAGTTACagtacatataatacatatataatatatatataatacatattgtacaacataatatcaaataaagagaaattttaagtaCTTAAACTGAATggacattaatttaattttttttaatatatattatgttactatatataaatttctaaaatatttacaaaaaatatttttttttattaataatatatttgaaaataattatgattgaaaataatgtcatttattataatttatatgattattttatatcttatttaattcatttagcATTACTACATGTTTATCTAtctaatatagatatttaatatcatggTATTGAAatctattcattatattttttatacacttcaaaaaaaaaaatctgatacttttattattttaatattgaatacatatttttttctacaaaataggtaaaaatttttcttttataatgtattaattttttataatattataaatcttttaataatctttttaataatctttaataatattttgaaaatttgaagataaaaacATTGTAATAGCTGAActttaaagttaatattttaagtctattataatttaaaaattatacaatttaatttttttaatatttattaaacatataaattgaattttttttctattttattttttatttttttttattttttctatttatattattaatattattattatttccgtATTATTTCCTTATAagataacatttaattatattttatttaaaatataataaaatttacatattataaatattattataatatattatgaatataaagatagtttatatatgattattctgCCAAAAAAATCTGtactttcattaaatataaatttaaatgtttttgctttgattgaatttttcaaattaaacatttgtattgtatttttatcttctggataaaataattcataaaatttagtttCTTTGTCACCAACTTCTAAATGACAATCTTTGCCAACAAATCCAccttgaaattcaatttcaaatgaacTTACTTCGCATTCTTgttcaaaatgaataattatccaTTGTGGAGTTccctgtaatatatatatatatatattaatattttttttaaattatatgtcaaaaataaaaaaaagatttccttACCGAATTGGAATTCCAACATGTTTCAGGACAATTATCAAACATATACTTTTTTCCATaagattgattatttttatttagaaccGAACTAACtctaaatacataataaatacatataaactaaattttttataaattttattgaagataaaaacataaaataatatatatataataaaataaagtataagtatcaattttgaataatattaatttttaattatttttatataatttcaaaatatttcaaatatcatataaatatcataattttatttttaataatattaaatatttcaattgttgttaattatattttataagtatcgAAGCTTAATTTTTActagaatttcataaaaaaaatttatatattccataattctaatgcaaatatatatatatattttttttaaataatattttaaataacagcttattttaaataatattttaaataacttaccgacattcaaatttatattgttgtaACAAAGAAGTCATAATAAGACAAAAAATGTTTGACATATAATTTAACCTCGTACATTAAAATTACACTAATCACATTGTTATGTATCGTTATGTTATCATCgcgcaataaaaattattttattaaattttcaatgatatttttttataataaatattacgcaataaaattataaatagatcaaaagttaattaagtaattattagtaatatataataatttaattgtacaaaataaatatcttaaaaattatttttaagatatttgttaattaattatttatatcttaaaaacagtagcaatatttttaatatttataaagatattttttaaatatttgtgctgaaaattaattaattcttttatattgtaataattgtaaaaaataaaataattgtaaaatgtaaaatcatttatttcaataatattttgataatgaattttgacattgaatttttataattttaaatatgaactgagatatcataaataaattgatgaatattgataaaataaaatgttaaaatatatatatatatatatataatatgtataaaatatgaatacttttatgaataaaaaatcttttttttattattaatttcacattaatggaataaataatgttttatataaaaaaattaaataatataaatttggttattatattatttcatgatatataattattattttattattacaatttttcatagatATGGCATGCATACCAATTACATTTCAACCTagtatgaaaattaaacaaattcctAATTACATATACTTGCATGATTtgcaaatgtatattttacctCCATctggatatattaaattagaagaattatatcaATGGTGTATTGATAGATTAAAGGGTAATTATTGTAActctttttaagaaataattaatatttatatttagaaataaaataaaattttgttttgtagTTTTAGAATTAgtaaacaaaatatcaaaacaatattataaagcgAGGCAATGTCGTATtgctttaattaaagaattggaaaaaaatgatttaactaAGTTTgcaaaacttataaatatgtCTAACTATGAAATTTCACAAAGTAAAAAGGAGCttctaagaaaaaatgattctatATCACACTTTATTTTAAGATCAGCATTTTCTTTAGAACATAAGAAAAGGCAATGGTTCTTTAAACaagaagtaaaattatttaaatggagactttcttttttaaataaaaaagacataaaactctttaattatattaatggaaTTCAATTTCCTTCtgttagtataaaatataataattatatataattaattatataatattccattatttttactataattaatagaatattttttattgttatataattgctaatatatttatttaggtTTCTGaacaagaaaaacaaaaaattaaaaaagatttagaaatgttttgttttgacaatgaaaatattaatattataaatttttataaagtatattttactAATGTAATAAATCTAGTTGCAAAACGAcaagtatttttgaaaaatggaattgcTTATGTACCTGAAACAAAAGtttattggataattttttctgaatttaaaaaaaaattaaatgaaggtTTTGctgtaagtatataataaaaatttaaatatattaataaaagtttaaatatatctgaaaaataaaaaaaatatatattattttttgaaatattatatatatatatttttttttagtactcAAGAACAAcagtatcaaatatttatggtGATGaaagaataacaaaaatatttaatatacttcaaaattatattaataaaccatatcttgaatataatagatataaatatatatctattaatgaGTTAGATGAggt encodes:
- the LOC113219416 gene encoding DNA primase large subunit-like; the protein is MACIPITFQPSMKIKQIPNYIYLHDLQMYILPPSGYIKLEELYQWCIDRLKVLELVNKISKQYYKARQCRIALIKELEKNDLTKFAKLINMSNYEISQSKKELLRKNDSISHFILRSAFSLEHKKRQWFFKQEVKLFKWRLSFLNKKDIKLFNYINGIQFPSVSEQEKQKIKKDLEMFCFDNENINIINFYKVYFTNVINLVAKRQVFLKNGIAYVPETKVYWIIFSEFKKKLNEGFAYSRTTVSNIYGDERITKPYLEYNRYKYISINELDELSQKSFPLCMRLLHEALQKNHHLTNGGRVQYGLFLKGIGLKLHDAIQFWKEEFTKKMDERTFEKQYKYGIRFLYGQEGKRADYEPFHCFKIFNSNVGLRDNHGCPFKCMTFDLLKQTLSNYGLIHLDIESIIQYIKKKSYLEACKTYYEITHNCIIDNTFKHPNIYFNSSYKHFENIFSDMVR
- the LOC727436 gene encoding nuclear receptor 2C2-associated protein, with amino-acid sequence MSNIFCLIMTSLLQQYKFECRVSSVLNKNNQSYGKKYMFDNCPETCWNSNSGTPQWIIIHFEQECEVSSFEIEFQGGFVGKDCHLEVGDKETKFYELFYPEDKNTIQMFNLKNSIKAKTFKFIFNESTDFFGRIIIYKLSLYS